From a region of the Euwallacea similis isolate ESF13 chromosome 19, ESF131.1, whole genome shotgun sequence genome:
- the Trmt6 gene encoding tRNA (adenine(58)-N(1))-methyltransferase non-catalytic subunit TRM6, whose amino-acid sequence MDQNQHTINIGDQIIVQRQGYTKLHKLKEHGTMIIGKFTVELDNVVGQKYFDTFQMKNRPQNKKLFILEKVQDSANVVGTLNIQESGTDNRNIVINGDSQTLTKDDIDKLQDSELNSNTIIGELVNNSKTFNMKTEYSQEKYLKKKEKKYFEYIQIRRPTIRLLANMFYRQDPTKTLGIRIDDLSQMLTYANIHSSGRHLLYDSGTSGLMTAAIMTSIGANTSGILIHMHPGNECQKIAFVAMQFPKEQQERCINVNLYSVLRCYYQNKDTFNNQYEAKDDTEEPPLKKKKIEDESSSENIQKQPQWQLDNQRACQILQNKCDSLIIIAKEHPVNIVKELIQFLKGSRQIVVFNLIREPLEELFVYLKTRLDVVGIKLSNNFMRHYQVLPERTHPEVNMTSGGFILSAVKLSS is encoded by the coding sequence atggatcaaaACCAACATACAATAAATATAGGTGATCAAATTATAGTGCAAAGGCAAGGCTACACCAAGCTCCATAAATTGAAGGAGCATGGAACGATGATTATTGGCAAGTTTACAGTTGAACTGGATAATGTAGTAGGCCAAAAGTATTTTGacacatttcaaatgaaaaataggccacaaaataagaaactttttattcTGGAAAAAGTGCAAGATAGTGCAAATGTAGTTGGGACGTTGAATATTCAAGAGAGTGGTACTGACAACAGGAACATAGTCATTAATGGAGACTCTCAGACACTGACAAAAGACGACATAGATAAGCTGCAAGACTCTGAATTAAACTCAAATACTATTATTGGTGAGTTGGTAAACAATTCCAAAACCTTCAATATGAAAACTGAATATTCCCAAGAAAAATatctaaagaaaaaagaaaagaagtaCTTTGAGTACATCCAAATAAGACGTCCCACAATTCGACTTCTGGCAAACATGTTTTATCGTCAAGACCCTACAAAAACTTTAGGAATAAGAATAGATGATTTATCTCAGATGCTCACTTATGCCAACATTCACTCAAGTGGTAGACATTTGCTGTATGATAGTGGAACTTCTGGCCTTATGACAGCTGCGATAATGACTTCTATTGGAGCCAATACTAGTGGAATCCTAATCCACATGCATCCTGGAAATGAGTGccaaaaaattgcatttgtaGCCATGCAGTTCCCTAAAGAGCAGCAAGAGAGGTGCATTAATGTTAATCTCTATTCAGTTTTGAGGTGCTACTATCAAAACAAAGACACTTTTAACAATCAATATGAGGCTAAAGATGACACTGAGGAGCCcccattaaagaaaaaaaaaattgaagatgaaAGTTCATCAGAAAATATACAGAAACAACCACAATGGCAGTTGGACAATCAAAGGGCATGCCaaatattacaaaacaaaTGTGACTCCCTTATAATAATAGCAAAAGAACATCCAGTAAATATTGTAAAGGAACTGATACAGTTTTTGAAAGGATCACGTCAAATAGttgtgtttaatttaataagggAGCCTCTAGAAGAATTATTTGTCTACTTGAAAACGCGTCTTGATGTGGTAGGAATCAAGTTAAGTAACAATTTTATGAGGCATTATCAAGTATTGCCTGAAAGGACACATCCCGAGGTTAATATGACTAGTGGTGGGTTTATTTTGTCAGCAGTTAAATTAAGTTCTTGA
- the ImpL2 gene encoding neural/ectodermal development factor IMP-L2 isoform X2, with protein MVKLSVLLTTLCLQLVYSRHLSNENEVDNDVSAFPEESIGSYNEYKPQDFVKINQPPEPVVQRNVGKHVELHCEAMGSPPPTIQWFKGSMRITENESFEDNNFIVERTAPGLAKVSSRLVINYVLPRHQDTYYCVAEAGSKKDRRMTKLVVPNGQGREMNLTELIARKIVGAHHHPRVTFWAPAYMDVMGSDVILPCKSVGNPKPDLVWYDPSNKQIDTEDNTRFSIRPDGELSIRSISWEDMGVYTCIVKNSVGEDSVESFLYPMQESK; from the exons GTTAAACTATCAGTATTACTTACAACTCTCTGCCTCCAGTTAGTGTACAGCAGGCACCTGAGTAATGAGAACGAAGTCGACAACGACGTCAGCGCCTTTCCTGAag AGAGCATTGGAAGCTACAACGAGTACAAACCACAGGATTTCGTCAAAATCAATCAGCCTCCAGAACCAGTTGTTCAAAGGAATGTTGGCAAACATGTGGAACTGCATTGCGAAGCCATGGGATCTCCACCACCGACTATCCAATGGTTCAAGGGATCTATGAGGATAACTGAG AATGAGAGTTTCGAAGACAACAACTTCATAGTTGAACGCACTGCTCCAGGTTTAGCTAAAGTTTCCTCTCGTCTGGTAATCAATTACGTGCTACCTCGCCATCAAGACACCTATTACTGCGTAGCTGAAGCTGGTTCCAAAAAAGATAGGAGAATGACCAAACTAGTCGTCCCCAATGGCCAAGGGCGGGAAATGAATCTCACAGAACTAATTGCCAGGAAAATAGTAGGGGCACACCACCATCCTAGGGTGACTTTCTGGGCTCCCGCGTACATGGACGTTATGG GATCAGATGTGATTCTCCCTTGCAAGTCAGTGGGAAATCCCAAACCCGACCTGGTATGGTACGATCCCAGCAACAAACAGATTGATACGGAGGACAACACTCGCTTTTCGATTAGGCCTGATGGGGAATTGAGCATTCGATCGATATCCTGGGAAGACATGGGAGTTTATACTTGCATCGTCAAAAATTCTGTTGGGGAAGATTCTGTTGAGAGTTTCTTGTATCCCATGCAG GAATCAAAATAA